The sequence ACGGTCGAGCGCGTCGCCTTCAATCCGGGCTATACCTACAATCCGAAGATCAACTTCCAGCAAGCCGGAAACGACAAGGTTCTCAATATTCCGCCAGGCCCGAACGGCCCGGTCGGTACGGTCTGGATGGCTCTATCGAAGCCGACCTACGGCATTCACGGCACGCCGGATCCCTCGAGAATCGGTAAAACGCAGAGCCATGGCTGCGTGCGCCTCACGAATTGGGATGCGACCGAACTTGCCAAGATGGTCAAGCCGGGCGTCGTCGTCGAATTCGTAGACTGATTGCCAAACATGCCTACAAAAAGCCGCCAAGTTTCCCCGGCGGCTTTTTCTTTGTCTTGAAATATCAGAGCACCGCTATTTTCATCCGGCGCGTCAGGTAGTTCGGCGGCGTGTCAGAAGCAATCGCGGAACAAAGCCTTCGTATTTTCGAGCGTCAGCGGCACCGGATTGCCGCCGGCACTCGGGTCTTCGATCGCCATGGCGGAGAGCTCGTCGATCCGATCAGGCGCGATGCCCATGGCAGACAGATTTTCCGGCACGCCGAGTTCCGAGCGCAGTTGCAGCACGTAATCATAGAAGCCGTCGAAACCGCCCGAAATTCCGAGATAGGCGGCGGCGCGGGCAATCTTATCCTCGATTGCCTTGCGGTTGAAACGCAGGACGGCCGGCATGACGACGGCATTGGTCATGCCATGATGTGTGTTGTAGACGGCGCCGATCGGGTGCGACAGCGCGTGGATCGCGCCAAGCCCCTTCTGGAAGGCGACGGCGCCCATGGCGGCGGCGCTCATCATGTTGGCGCGGGCTTCGAGATCCGTTCCCTCGCGATAGGCGCGCGGCAGGAATTCCTTGACGAGCCGCATGCCTTCCAGCGCGATACCGGCCGACATCGGGTGGTAGAACGGCGAGGAATAGGCTTCCAGGCAATGGGCAAACGCGTCCATGCCAGTGCCGGCGGTGATGATCTTCGGCATGCCGACGGTCAGTTCGGGATCGGCGATGACGACGCCGGGCAGGAACTTCGGGTGGAAGATGATCTTCTTCACATGCGTTGCGGAATTGGTGATGACGCTGGCGCGGCCGACTTCCGAACCGGTGCCGGCAGTCGTCGGCACCGCGACGATCGGCGCAATGCCTTCGACGCTGGCGCGGGTCCACCAGTCCCCGATGTCTTCGAAATCCCAGACCGGACGCGACTGGCCCACCATGAAAGCGACGCACTTGCCGAGATCGAGACCGGAACCGCCGCCGAATGCGACGACGCCATCATGGCCGCCGTCCTTGAACGCTTTCACGCCGGCTTCGAGGTTCTTCTCGTTCGGGTTCGGGTCGACGTCAGCGAAGATGGCGCGGCCGAGACCTGCTTCTTCCAGAATATCCAACGCCGTCGCCGTGATCGCCATCGAGGCGAGTCCCCGGTCGGTGATCAGGAGCGGCTTCTTCATGCCCAGGCTCTTGCAGGCGTCCGCCAGTTCCTTAATCCGGCCACGGCCGAGCTTGAAGGCGTTCGGATAGCTCCAATTGGCTGAGATAGTGCTCATGCGGTTACTTTCTTCAGGTGATAGGATTTCGGGCGCGTCAGATTTTGGAAGCCGATGATCGACAGCGAGCCGCCGCGGCCGGTTTCCTTGACGCCAGTCCAGCACAGCGCCGGATCGAGATAATCGGCGCGGTTCATGAAGACGGTGCCGGTTTCGATTTCTCGGCCGATGCGCGAGGCGCGCTCAACATCCTTCGTCCAGAGCGAAGCCGTCAGGCCGTAGGGGCTGTCATTCATCAGCTCCAGCGCTTCCGTGTCGCTCTTCACCTTCATGATGCCGACGGCAGGGCCGAAGGTCTCCTCGCGCATAAAGGCCATGGAATGATCGACATTGACGAGAACCTGCGGCGCGAGATAGGCACCGCCATCGTCAGCCGGGAACAGCTTCGGGTCGACCAGCGCCTTGGCGCCCTTAGCAACCGCATCGGCGATCTGTTCACGCACCACCTTGGCAAAGCGCTTGTGCGCCATCGGCCCGAGCGACGTCTCGGGATCAAGGGGATTGCCGAGCTTGTAGTTCGAAACCCAGGCAACGGACTTCTCGACGAAGGCGTCATAGAGCGATTCATGCACATAGATGCGCTCGATGCCGCAGCAGCACTGACCGGAGTTGTAGGTCGCTCCATCCATCAGCGTGTCGACGGCGGCGTCGAGATCGGCATCCTCCATCACATAGCCCGGATCCTTGCCGCCAAGCTCCAGCCCGAGGCTGGTGAAGGTGCCGGCTGCCGCACGCTCGATCGACCGGCCGCCTTCGACGGAGCCGGTGAAATTGACGAAGTTGAAGCTTCCGGCTGCGATCAGAGCCGAAGTCGTTTCATGATCGAGGAAGACATTCTGGAAGACATCGGCGGGAACGCCGGCCTCGATGAAAGCCTGCACCAGCCGCTCGCCGACGAGCAGCGTCTGGCTTGCATGCTTGAGAATGACGGTGTTGCCGGCCATCAGCGCCGGCGCAACCGTGTTGATCGCCGTCATGTAGGGATAGTTCCACGGCGCGATGACGAAAACGACGCCATGCGGTTCGCGCTCGATGCGGCGGGCAAAATTGGCGCTGTCCTCGACGACCAAGGGTGCCAACGCATCGGCGGCGATCGACGCGACATAGTTGGAGCGCTCGTTGAAGCCGCGATATTCGCCGCCATACTTGATTGGGCGGCCCATCTGCCAGGCAAGCTCCGGCACCACTATTTCGGCCATCTCATTGAGCCGGGCCACGCCCTTCAGCACGAGCTGAACGCGGTCCTCCAGCGGACGACGCGCCCAGTCCTTCTGTGCCTTGCGGGCACGTGCGACGACGTCCTTGGCGGCTTCCAGCGAAAGCGCCGGACGCTCGGCATAAACCTCTCCGTTCACCGGGGAGACGCATGTGATCATGGTCATGATCGAATTCCTGTTTTCTTGGTCATCCAATTGATTGCCTGATGTTGCAGAACCTTTGGCCGCCTCTAAGAAGAAATGGCAGGTCAACAAGCATCCCGGCGCCCCCTGCCCGATCCTAGAATGAAAATCGGGCAAGAGGCAGATCGCAAATGCCTTACGCCCTTTCGAATCCGCGCGCCACTTCCCAATCCGTGATGCGACGATCATACTCCTCCTGCTCCCATTCGGCAGCGCGGGTATAATGATCGATGACATCGTCGCCAAAGGCGGCGCGCAGCATCTTCGAATTGGTCAGGGCTTCGGTCGCACCACGCAGGGTGCGCGGTATCTCGCGAACTTCACGCGCACCATAGGCATCGCCGACAAAGGGCGCCTCAAGTTCGAGCTTGTTTTCGATGCCATCAAGGCCGGCGGCAATCAGGGCAGCAAATGCCAGATAGGGATTGAGATCCGAGCCGCCGACGCGGCATTCGATGCGAATGCTCTTGGTTTCGGCACCGCACAGGCGATAACCGGCGGTGCGATTGTCCGTGCTCCAGATTGCCTTGGTGGGTGCGAAGGTGCCGGCAACGAAGCGCTTGTAGGAATTGATATAGGGCGCAAGGAAATAGGTAATTTCGCTGGCGTGCGTCAGGAGGCCCGCGACATAGTGCTTCATCAGCGGCGTCATGCCGTGTTCTTTTTCCTTGTCGAAGAACAGCGGCGTCTTGCCGTCTACACTCCAGAGCGACTGATGAATATGGGAGGAACTGCCCGCAGCGCTGTAGTTCCACTTCGCCAGGAACGTAATGGCCTTGCCCTTCGACCAGGCAATCTCCTTGCAGCCATTCTTGATGATGGCATGGCGGTCGGCCATGGTCAGAGCATCGGCGTAGCGGACGTTGATTTCCTCCTGGCCGGCGGATGCCTCGCCCTTGGAGTTTTCGACAGGGATCTCCGCGCCCTGCAATCCCTTGCGGATCGCCCGCATCACATCTTCTTCCTTCGTGGTCTGGAAGATGTGGTAATCCTCGTTGTAGCCACTGACGAGATTGAGATTGCGATAGCCGGATTCACGGGCACTGTCGTAGCTCTGGTCGAACAGGAAGAATTCAAGTTCCGAAGCCATGTAGGCCTTCATGCCCATCGCTTCGAGACGCTTGACCTGCTTCTTGAGAATAGCGCGTGGCGAATGCGCGACTTCCTCATGAGTATGGTGGTCGAGCACGTCGCAGAGCACGAGCGCCGTGCCCTCAAGCCAGGGAATGCGGCGCAGCGTGGCGAGATCGGGCTTCATCGTATAGTCGCCATAACCCTTCTCCCAGCTCGTCGACTTGTAGCCGGAGACGGTCTCCATCTCGATATCAGTCGCCTGCAGATAGTTGCAGCTATGCGTTTCCTTCCATGCGCTTTCGATGAAGAATTCCGCCTGGAAGCGTTTGCCCATCAACCGGCCCTGCATATCGACCTGGCATGCCAGAACCGTGTCGATGCGCCCTTCGGCCACATCTCGCTTGAGGTCGTCGAACGTATAGCTGCTGCTCATAATTTGGTCCGCCTGAACAATGAATTGAAACGTCGGCCTGCCGGACGATACCGTCTTACGGATAATCCGCGCGCGTGCCGCCGTGTCGCTACCGATGAAAAGGGCCGCAGGGCTGCGACCCCATTGCTTGCAAAGATTGGACTTCGCTTACTGCTCGCCGACGGCGGCTTCCGCTGCCGCGATCTCAGCCTTGCGCTTGGCAATCGCATCGCCGATCGGCGGGCCCTTGAAGCGGCGGCGCTCGAAACCGAACCAGACGATGCCGGTCAGCACGAGGAAGCCAATGGTGATGATGCCAGCCCAATCGTTTGGCGGCTGAATGCCGAGGACGAAGATGATGATCATCGCGATAATCGTCAGCACGGCAAACAGCTTGAACAGCCCTTCCCCGAGGTTCCAAGGACCCATCTTATCCCATTTCGCCGTACCCCAAGCGAAAAGACCGAGCGTGATCGGGATTGCGAAGGAGAAGAACAGGAAGATGACAGTGCAAGAGACGACGATGGTATAAACCGGCGTGTCACCGATCGATACCAGCGACGAACCCCAAAC comes from Rhizobium tropici CIAT 899 and encodes:
- a CDS encoding iron-containing alcohol dehydrogenase, whose protein sequence is MSTISANWSYPNAFKLGRGRIKELADACKSLGMKKPLLITDRGLASMAITATALDILEEAGLGRAIFADVDPNPNEKNLEAGVKAFKDGGHDGVVAFGGGSGLDLGKCVAFMVGQSRPVWDFEDIGDWWTRASVEGIAPIVAVPTTAGTGSEVGRASVITNSATHVKKIIFHPKFLPGVVIADPELTVGMPKIITAGTGMDAFAHCLEAYSSPFYHPMSAGIALEGMRLVKEFLPRAYREGTDLEARANMMSAAAMGAVAFQKGLGAIHALSHPIGAVYNTHHGMTNAVVMPAVLRFNRKAIEDKIARAAAYLGISGGFDGFYDYVLQLRSELGVPENLSAMGIAPDRIDELSAMAIEDPSAGGNPVPLTLENTKALFRDCF
- a CDS encoding aldehyde dehydrogenase family protein is translated as MTMITCVSPVNGEVYAERPALSLEAAKDVVARARKAQKDWARRPLEDRVQLVLKGVARLNEMAEIVVPELAWQMGRPIKYGGEYRGFNERSNYVASIAADALAPLVVEDSANFARRIEREPHGVVFVIAPWNYPYMTAINTVAPALMAGNTVILKHASQTLLVGERLVQAFIEAGVPADVFQNVFLDHETTSALIAAGSFNFVNFTGSVEGGRSIERAAAGTFTSLGLELGGKDPGYVMEDADLDAAVDTLMDGATYNSGQCCCGIERIYVHESLYDAFVEKSVAWVSNYKLGNPLDPETSLGPMAHKRFAKVVREQIADAVAKGAKALVDPKLFPADDGGAYLAPQVLVNVDHSMAFMREETFGPAVGIMKVKSDTEALELMNDSPYGLTASLWTKDVERASRIGREIETGTVFMNRADYLDPALCWTGVKETGRGGSLSIIGFQNLTRPKSYHLKKVTA
- a CDS encoding glutamine synthetase family protein encodes the protein MSSSYTFDDLKRDVAEGRIDTVLACQVDMQGRLMGKRFQAEFFIESAWKETHSCNYLQATDIEMETVSGYKSTSWEKGYGDYTMKPDLATLRRIPWLEGTALVLCDVLDHHTHEEVAHSPRAILKKQVKRLEAMGMKAYMASELEFFLFDQSYDSARESGYRNLNLVSGYNEDYHIFQTTKEEDVMRAIRKGLQGAEIPVENSKGEASAGQEEINVRYADALTMADRHAIIKNGCKEIAWSKGKAITFLAKWNYSAAGSSSHIHQSLWSVDGKTPLFFDKEKEHGMTPLMKHYVAGLLTHASEITYFLAPYINSYKRFVAGTFAPTKAIWSTDNRTAGYRLCGAETKSIRIECRVGGSDLNPYLAFAALIAAGLDGIENKLELEAPFVGDAYGAREVREIPRTLRGATEALTNSKMLRAAFGDDVIDHYTRAAEWEQEEYDRRITDWEVARGFERA